The sequence below is a genomic window from Rhodospirillaceae bacterium.
CCGTGGCCATCCTGGTCGCGCTGCACCTGTTCCTCAGGCGGACCCATGCCGGCCGCGCGATCCGCGCCTCGGCGGACGATGCCGAGATCGCGCCGCTCATGGGCGTCGCCACGCCGAAGATCAACGCGCTGGCCAGCGGCATCGCCATCGCGATTGCCGGCGTCGCCGGGGTCATGGTCGGCATGTCGCGCACCTTCCAGCCGTTCGACGGGCCGGTCTTCCTGCTGGTCGCCTTCGGGGTGGTGATCGTCGGCGGGCTCGGCTCGATCGTCGGCAGTCTGGTCGGCGGCGTCCTGCTCGGCATCACCCAGGTGCTGGCGGGCACCTATTTCGGCCCGTCGGCGCAGCTCGTCGCCGGCTATATCCTGATCCTGTTCGTCCTGGCGGTCCGGCCCCAGGGCCTGTTCGCGCGGCGGCGCTAGGCGGCGGGCAGGGGCGGGCAGGCGGCGATGCTGGGCGGCTTCCTCGACCGATGGCTCACCGGCTGGCGCGCCCGGGCGCTGGTCGCCGCCGGGCTCGTCGTGCTGGTCGTGCTGCCGCCGCTCCTCGGGCCGAACAGCTATATCACGCAGCTGCTGCTGACCCTGTTCGTCTTCGCCGTGTTCGGCCATGCCTGGAACCTGCTGGCCGGCTATTGCGGGCTGCTCTCCTTCGGCAACCAGGTCTATGTCGGCATCGCCGGCTTCACCATGGCGATCCTGGTCTACTACGGCGGCGTCCATGTCTGGGTTGCCATGCCGATCGCCGGCCTGGTTTCCGCCGCCTTCGCCTTCCTGCTGGCAATCCCGGTGCGCACCAGCCTGATCGGCCCGGCGGTGCTCAGGCCGGTCGCCGTCGCGGTCGCCCTCTGGATCGGCTACGAAATCCTCGTCTACTACGATCCGTGGTGGGACGTGTTCGGCGATCCCTACGTCCGCCGGGTGATGATCCTGCTGCTCATTTTCCTCGGCGCGATGCCGCTGCTCACCCTGGAAGGCGCCTATTTTGCAGTCGCGACCTGGCTGATTGCGGCGGCGGTCGGCACCGTCTTCAACGAATGGAAGCTGGTCGGCGCCGGCGGCGGCATGCGCATCCCGTCCTCGGTCACGCTGGAGGAGATGTATTATGTCGGCCTGATCCTGCTGGTCTTCGCGACCTGGATCATCCGGGCCCTGCTGAACAGCCAGATCGGCCTGGCGCTCACCGCCGTGCGCGACGACGCCGAGGCGGCGGGGACCGTCGGCGTCGACGTCGCCAAGGTCAAGCTGCTCGCCTTCGTCCTGTCCGGGGCGCTCACCGGCCTCGCCGCCAGCCTCTATTTCGTCGATGCGGTGTCGCTGACGCCGCCGTCGGCCTTCACGGTTTTCTGGTCGGCCTATTTCGTCTTCGTCGCGGTCGCCGGCGGCATGGGCAGCCTGTCCGGCCCGATCGTCGGCGCGCTCATCTTCGTCGTCATCGACCGGCTGCTCTCCGGCTGGCTCGACCAGCCATTGCTCGTGCTCGGTCTGGCCTCGGTCATCGTGATCCTGGTGCTGCCGCGCGGCGTCGTCGGCGCGCTCGACGTGCTGCGCAGCGCGCGCGACGCCCGCTCGGCCTGGCGCGAACTGTTCGAGGCGACCGCGCTGGCCGACCTGATCGGCCGGCTCGGCCGCCATCGCCGCGCGCGCGACGGCAACGCGGTCGTCGCCGCCTTCCTGGTGCCCGGCACGCCGTTGCCGCTGCTACGGCCCGACGCGCCCGGCTGGAAAACCCTGCTCGATGGATACAGGGAAGCCGCCCGGTCGCTCGAAAAAGCGCGGCCCGACGTTCTCCTCGTCTACTCGACCCAGTGGATCGCGGTGCTCGACCAGCTCTGGCAGACCAGGCCGCGGGTGCGCGGCATCCATGTCGACGAGAACTGGCACGCCTTCGGCGACCTGGCCTACGACTTCGACATCGACGCCGAACTGGCCCAGGCCTGCATCGACCAGTCCGACGATGTCGGCGTGCGCTCCAAGCCGGTCAACTACGACCGCTTCCCCATCGATACCGGGACGATCGTCGCGGCGAACCTGCTCAATCCGGACTCGCGCCGGCCCCTCGTCCTGGCGTCGAACAACCTCTACCACGACGGCGCGCTGACCGGGCGGCTGGCGGCGCTTGCGGTACAATGCGCGGCCGAACAGGGCAAGCGGGTGGCGCTGATCGGCGTCGGCGGCCTTTCCGGCGCGGTGCACCGGCGCGAGATCGACCCGGCCGAGGACAGCTTCGCCGGCGACGCCGACGACCACTGGAACCGCCGCCTGCTCGACGCGCTGATCGCCGGCGACGTCTCGCAACTCCGCGCCCTGCTGCCGGACTATGCGGCCAACGCCCGGGGCGACATGGGCATGAAGCATCTGGAATGGCTGCTCGGCGGGGCCGGGCCGCAATGGCGCGGCGCCTACGTCCACGCCTACGGGCCGGTCTGGGGCAGCGGCGCGGCGGTGGTCGAACTGGCGCTCGACGACCGGCTCGCCCGGCGCGGCCGGGCGCGCGGCATTCCCGCCGAAGCCAAACGCCGGCTGACGGTAAGCGGCGATGCGCCGGAGTCTGCCGCAGAGCCGCCCCCGAAATCGTCAGTCCCGAAACCGTCAGCCCCGAATCCGTCAGTCGCCGCGCAGCCCGCCGCTCCCGGTCCGTCCCGCCGGGCTGCCGCGCCTGCCGCTGTAACAGCGCCGGCGTCGGCGGCCGCTTCGGGCGGCTTCCTGTACCGGAATTTCCGCACCCAGGCGGAGATCGACGCGCAATACGATGTCGAAGCCTCGGTCGAGGATTTCGGCGCCTGTGTCGAGTTCTTCCTGTCGAACAGCGAGCGGGTGCGCCGCAAGCTCAAGCCCGCGCTCGACATCGCCTACGGCCCGACCGCGGCCGAGCATCTCGACCTCTATCCGGCCCGGGCGCCGGATGCGCCGCTGCACCTGTTCATCCACGGCGGCTACTGGCATTCGCTGAGCAGCAAGGAATTCAGCTTCGTTGCCGAGGGGCTGGTCGAGGCCGGCGTCGCCGTCGCCGTCCTCAACTACGACCTCTGCCCGAACGTGACGATGACCGAGATCGTGCGCCAGAACCGGGCCGCCGTGAAATGGCTCTACGAGAACGCGGCGCGCCATAACTGCGACCCCGATCGGATCTCGGTCTCCGGCCATTCCGCCGGCGGCCATCTCACCGCCATGCTGATGGCGACCGACTGGGCCGGCGCCTGGGGCCTGCCGCCCGACGCCGTGAAAAGCGGCTGCGCGGTCTCCGGCCTGTTCGACCTCGCGCCCTTCGAACACAGCTGGCTCCAGCCCAAGCTGAAGCTGAACGCTGAGGAGATCGAACGCAACAGCCCGATCCGGCACATCCCGCAGTCCGCCGGGCCGCTGATCGTCACGCTCGGCGGCGACGAATCGGCGGAGTTCCACCGCCAGTCCCAGGATTTCCTCGCCGCCTGGACCCGCGCCGGCCTGCCGGGCGCCTATCTCGACCTGCCCGGCCTCAACCATTTCACCGTGCTCGAAGGCTACATGGACCGCCGCAGCCCCCTGTGCAGCGCCATCCTCCGCCAGATCGAGGAGACGCGGGTGGGGTAGGTGGCGGCGCGCCGATTTTCGGACCTGTTACCCATGTATCCGGTTAGCACCGTTTCTCCCCCCTCCCCTTGGGGGAGGGGGTCAGGGGGAGGGGTCAGCGGGCGCCTGTTGCAACGTCGGAACCGGACCTCCTTGCGGCGGCAGACAACCCCTCCCCTAGCCCCTCCCCCAAGGGGAGGGGGATTCGAGTCGCGGTTTCGCAATTCCACAGAGAAATTCCCGGAAAGGGAGAAGAACATTCCTGCCCCAACCCCTCACGCGCAGTATTCCGCCTTCGGGCCCATGTCCTGGTGGCGCAGGGTTTCGCGCAGCATCTGTTCGAGGAGTTCGGCCTTGACGCCCTGCGCCGCCGGGTCGTTCCACAGGTTGCGCAGCTCCAGCGGGTCTGCCTCGCGGTCGAACAGTTCGCCGAGCCGGTCGCCGTCCCAGAAAGTCAGGCGCCAGCGCCCGGTGACCAGGGTGCGCAGGCGCGTGTAGCGTTCGATGTTGGAATTGACCGGCAGATCCTCCTCCTCGACCAGGAGGGCGTCGCGCACCGGCGTGCCGTCCCTGGCCGCCGCCATCAGGTCGAAGCCGCGGTTGCCGTTGGGCGGCGCCAGACCGGCCCGGCCGAGCACTGTCGCGCCGATGTCGATCGAGCCGGAGAGCAGGTCGCTGCGCCCCCCAGTCCCGCCGGCCGCGCCGCCGTCCGGCTCGCTCCAGATGAAGGGCACGCGGATCAGCCCTTCGTAGTGGAAGCCGTGCTTCAGCATCAGGCCGTGGTCGCCCATCAGGTCGCCGTGATCCGTGGTGAAGATCAGCACCGTGTTGTCGGCCAGCCCGAGCGCATCGAGCCGGGCGACCAGGGCGCCGACTGCATCGTCGATCATCGAGATCATGCCGTAGGTCAGCGCGATCGATTCCCGGGCCTCGCGCGCCGAAAGGGCGTAGGGATGGACATGCTCGCGCCGGGCGACGCCGTCCTCAAGGTCGCGGTGGAACCTGCGCCACAGGGCCGACGGGTCGAGATGCTCCGCGCCGTGGGAGGCCGGCACGGGGATGTTGTCCGGGTCGTACATGTCCCAGTAGCGGCCCGGCGGGGTGAAGGGATGGTGCGGGTCGGTAAAGGAATATTGCAGGAAGAAGGGCCGGTCCGGCGTCCGCGCGAAGTCATCCAGCAGTTCGATCCCGGCCTCGCGGATATAGCTGGTGGAATAGAGCTCCTCCGGCATCCGCGTGCGCCAGGCCTGGGGCGCGGTGATCGTGCCGCGGTCGAGCGCGTTTTCCGGGCCACGCAGGGCGTCCGGGTCGTTCGTGCGCTGCAGCAGCCAGCGGGTATGGTGCCCCTGTGTGTCGTCGGCGTGGCGGATGACCAGGCGGACATCGTCGAAGCCGTAATAGGGCGACGGCATGGCCCGGTCCGGGTCGGCAATCCACAGGTCGTTCATCTCCGCGTCGTAGCCGGGGCCGGAGACCGGGCGGCGCAGGGATTCGGCGAGCGCCGCCGGCGGCGGCCGGCCGGGGGCAGGCGGCGGATAGTTCGATGCGTCGACGGGAATCGGCATCATGTTCTGGAGATGGCATTTGCCGGCGAGCGCGGTGCGGTAGCCGTCGGCGCGCAGCAGGTCGACGAAGGTCGTCGATTCGAGCGGCAGGGGCAGGCCGTTGGTCGGCACGCCGTTGGCGCTCGGCATTTTGCCGGTCATGATGGTCGCCCGGTTGGGCATGCAGATCGGGCTGGCCACATAGAAGCGGTCGAAGGCGAGCCCGCGCGCCGCGATCGAATCGATATGCGGCGTCCGGACGATGCCGTTGCCGTAGCAGCCCAGATGGTCGGCGCGCTGCTGGTCCGTCATGATCAGGACGAAATTGGGCCTGTCCGGGCGCGGCCTGTCGGGACTCGACCTATCGGACCGGGGCATGGCGGACCTTTCGCTGGGGCGGTGAGCGCGGCGGGCCGGGCGTCGCGCATCCTATCGCGGCGCTGCCCGCCACGCTATCGGCGCCGGAACGGCACGCGTTCAGAGGCCGAAGAAATCGGTCAGCCGGGCGTTGAAGATTTCGGGACATTCCCAGTGCAGGAAGCGGCCGGCGCCTTCGACCGGTTCCACCTGGCGGAAATTCCGCACGCCGCCGAGGCGCGCCGGGTCCTCGATGAAGGGGTCGGCGGTGCCGTTGATCCCCATGACCGGAATGTCCAGCGCTTCGAGCCGCGGAATGACGTCCGGAACCGAGGCCGCCATCTCCAGCATGCCGGTGCGGTATTCCTCGACCGGGTGGTTGGCGAGGAGCTGGATGACCGGCTCGCGGAACGGATGGCCCTCCGGCGGGATGACCTTGAAATACTTCGTGCCGCCGTGTTCGCGCAGGAAGGCGACCAGTCCGTCCCGGCTGCCGGCTTCGAGGGCGTCGGCGGCGGCCCGACCCGCAACCTGCCAGCGTTCCAGGTAGGACCGGGCCTCGTACAGCTCGCCCCAGGCGATCAGGGCGAGGCCGGACACGCGCTCCGGATGGTTGACGGCGAAGTTGGCGGCGATGGTGGTGCCGAAGGCGAGCGCGACCAGGAGCGGCCTTTCCAGCCCGAAATGCTCGACGAGGCCGAGCAGGTCGACGGTCTGGTTCTCGACCGAGAAGCCATAGTCCGTCATGCCGGTGCCGGCATGGCCGCGCCGGTCGTAGGCCAGGCAGGTGTAGCGGTCGGAGAAGGCCTCGATCTGCGGCGCCCAATAGTCGAGGCCGTGGATTTCGCCGTGGATGAACACGATGCCGGGGCCGTCGCCCTCGATCCGGCAATTGAAATCGCAGCCGTTGACGCGGATTTTTATTGCCTGAAGCTTTACAAATACTTGATCGCCGCAAACAACGCACCGGCAAGCGCGAGGCCGTAGAGCATCAGCCGCCGTTCGAGTTGTGCAACCGTGGCTTCCGGATCGACCTTGCTGACAAGTTCGCCTTGCCCGGCACGGATAGCCGTGGCGACGGCTTCGGCTTGGCGCATGTCCATGCCTGCGGCTTCCATTTTTCGGGCCGCGTCAAGGGTATCGAATGTTTGCGCCATGGCGCAAAGGTAGGTCCTAAAGGTCGCCGGCGTCAAGTTCGAGCGGCAGGGTCAGGCCGTCGGTCGGCACGCCATCGGCGCTTGGCATTTTGCCGGTCATGACGGTCGCCCGGTCGGGCGGGCATTTCGGTCTGGCGACATGGAAGCGGTCGAAGACCGGGCCAACCGCCCTACAGAATAATCGGGATACCGCGGTTCTCGCCTTCGGAATCGATCAGGTCGATGCGCTTGAAGGCGATGCGGTAGCTGCCGTTCTCCGGAACGAGCCGGTGGGTGCAGCGCCCGGCGAACAGGCGGGTGCGGCCCTGCCGGTATTCGGCGACCGTCTGGTTCGAACGCACGACGATCCGGCCGTCATCCGGTTCGGCTTCGACGGCGACGTTGGCGATCATATGGACGGTGCGGGACGGCGGCGCCTGGGCGTGGACCCGCGGATGGCCGAGCCGGCGCACCCGGGTTTCGAGCAGCTTGCGGTCGTCGTAGATCAGGGAAACCGTGTGCTGCGGATCGGCCTGGCCTTCCTCCAGCGGCACCCAGTAGCGGCAATCGTCGGTGTAGAGGGCGAGCCACGCCTCGAAGTCGCGCCTGTCGATCAGGTCGGCCTCATGGATCAGGAAGGCTTCGACTGCCGCCCTGTCGGAAGCGGGGTCGAGGGCCGAGGCCGGCACGGAGCTGCCGCTCATTCCGCCGCCACGGCCATGTCCGCGGCATCGGCGGCGCCGGCCCCGGTCATGTAGCCTGCCCAGGCGCGGAACTGATTGCGCACGGCGATCTCGCTGGTCCCGGTGCCGCCGCGGTCGAGGCCGTTATCGCCGTCGCGCACGTCGCGGCCGAAGCCGCGGCCGGTGTCGACCCATTCGTTGCCGTCGGCGCCGAGGCCGGTCTGGAGCCGCTCGTATACTTCCAGGTCGTCGGTCAGCACCGGCGAGCCGGTGCCGTTGACCATGTTGGCGAAGGCGACCGCCCGGCGGAACATCGCTTCCGGCGCGCCCTTCAGGCGGAAGACGTAGGTATCGAGGACCGTGCGGCCGGCGGCGAGCGGCCGGACGATGCGCAGCTGGCCGAACTGGCTCATGAAGGAGACGTTGGGGAAGACGATGGAGTTCCAGCGCGTGACCGACAGGATTTCCCGCGCCCGTTCCGGCCCGTAGGCCGCCTCCATCCGCTTCTGGTATTCGACATGAACCGGGTCGTCCGACGCCGCGACCAGCTTCTCGTCGTCGTGATAGTCGGCCATGTAGCCGTGGCCGCCGCCGGCGACCCAGAGGCCGATGCCTTCCCACAATTCGTTGGGCGCGCCGTTCTGGCGCATCTGGCGCACGCCGACCTCGCCGGCCCCGTCGGTCGGGCTGCCGTCGTCCTGCTCGTTGGCGGCGGCGATCGAGGAGGCGTGGACGTAGCGCGGATGGATCGTGTCCAGATGGTTCTCCAGCACGAATTTCCAGTTGCCGTCATAGGCGTGGCGCGAGACGCCGCCGGCGACCTCGACTTCGCCCTCCGGCGCCCGGTCGACCAGGTCGTCGAAGGAGGAGATCAGCGGGCCGAGAAAATCGCGCAGCGACGGGCCGTCCGCGGCCAGGCTGGCGAAGACGAAGCCGCGATACACTTCGGTCCGCGGCACTTCGGCGAGGCCCAGGCGACGCTGCGGGCTGCGCTCCTCGGCATAGCCCTCCGGCGACGGCACGGCGAGCAAGGCGCCGTCCAGGCCGTAGGTCCAGCCGTGATAGGGGCAGACGAACTGCGTGACCGTGCCCTTCGCGGCGCTGCACACGGTCGACCCGCGATGGGCGCAGCGGTTGAACAGCACCGCCACGCCGCCGTCGCGCTGGCGCACCATGAGGACCGGCTGGCGGCCCATCTGCGTCGTCACGAAATCGCCCGCGCGCGGGACCTGGCTGTCATGGCCGAGCAGCAGCCAGGCCCGGCCGAAGATCCGTTCCATCTCCAGGTCGAAGATGCCCGGATCGGTGTAGGCGTCCCGGTGCACCCGGCCGGGCTGCACCAGCTCCGCAATCCGCTCGGTCGTCCACATGGCGCCCTCGTTCGTTCAGCCTGGCAAAGGTTACACCGCAGGGCGGGGCAGCGGAAGCCGGCCCTCCTACTGCCCGTCCGACGCGCTTTTTCCGCTCCGTCGGGCGGGGGTGCCACGGACTGCGCGGGCTCGAACCTGTGTAGGGGAGGGTTTCAAACCCTCCCCTACGGACTCTCCGCCCGGATCGGAGTCCGGCGCGCGATCGGTGCGGCCCGCCGGCCTGCTCAGAACAGCGGCCCCTTGTTCACCATGCCGCCGTCGACGGTCACGATCGTGCCGGTGGTGTAGCTCGACAGGTCGCTCGCCAGGAACACGGCCATGTCGGCGATTTCTTCGACCGTGGCGGCGCGGCCCCAGGCGAAGGGCGCGAAATATTCGGAATAGCGGTCTTCGTCGCCCCAGGCGTCGCGCGCCGCCTTGCGCATCATGCCGACGAGCTTTTCCGTCGCCACCGGGCCGGGATTGAGGCCGACGACGCGCACGCCGTCCTTCGGCCCGCCGCCGCCGAGCGCGCGGGTGAAGGCCATCAGGGCGGCGTTGGCCGTGCTGCCGCAGATATAGTCGGCGACCGGTTTCTCGCCGCCGTTGCCGATGATGTTGACGATCACGCCGCCGCCGCGCGCCTTCATCGCGGCGTAATAATGGCGGCACAGGTTGATCGTGCTGAAGACCTTGAGGTCCCAGACCGCGCGCCATTGCGGCTCGAGGATCTCGTCGATCCGGCCCTTCGGGATCGCGCCGGCGGAGTTGATAAGGATGTCGGCGTCCGGGCAGGCTTCGGCGAGCACGGCCTGGCCTTCGCTCGTCGAGAGGTCGCGCGGATGGCAGGTGACCGACACGGAATGCGCCGCCTCGATCTCCGCCTTCAGACCGTCGAGCCGCGCCGCGGTGCGCGCGGATATGTGCAGATCGACGCCTTCGGCCGCCAGCCGTTCGGCGATCGCCCGGCCGATGCCTTCGGACGCCCCGGTGACGACCGCCGTCCTCCCGGCAAGGTTGGTTTCCAGCGCCATGGGATCCTCCCGCCAGTTGAAATTCATTGCCTGCGATGGACCGGCGCCAGCATTCCGATTGTCGAGCGAAAGGCAAGAGGGGAGGCGGATGGGCACGGGCTGCGCGCGCCGGCGATCCCGCCGCGTCAGCCCGCGGATTTCTCGATCAGCCGCTTCAGTTCGCGGATTTCGCTTTCGTGGCCGGATCTGAGGCCGCTCCAGCGGGCGTCGTCCATGCCCGCCTGGCGCCACGCGATCAGGGAGACGACGCAGGTCCCGGGATCGCATTCCAGAACGTTTCCCGGCACCACGCGGATCATGATCCGGGGGACCAGTGAGTCGCGGTCGGGGCCGAGATGGAACAGGATCGTGCCGCGCTCCGGGTCGGCGTCGATAAGGCCCCAAATCGGCGCGCCGGTCTCCGGGAAGGCGCCTTCGACCGTGCCGTCCGGATGGACCGTGGCGTCGCCCAGGCCGACCGCCCAGGAGGCGAGATTCTCCGGCGCCAGCAGGAACGCCATCGCGTCCGCGGCCGGGCGGTCGACGGCGGCCGAGCAGATATGGGCCCATCGGTCTTCCATCGCACACGCTTTCCGTCAGAAGCCGAGCAGCCGGGGCAGCCACAGGCTCAGGCCCGGCACATAGGTGACGAGCACGAGCGCGGCCAGGCTGACCAGCAGGAAGGGCCAGGTTTCGCGCAGCAGCGCCGGCAGGCCGCAGCCGGCGATCCGCTCCGCCGCGAACAGGCAGACGCCGAGCGGCGGGGTCAGCAGGCCGATATTCAGGTTCAGGATGGCGATGGCGCCGAAATGGACCGGGTCGACGCCCGCCGCCGTGGCCGCGGTGGCGAGGATCGGCACGAACAGGATGATCGCGGCCACCGGGTCGATGAACATGCCGAGCAGCAGCATAATGAGGTTGAGCGCGATCAGCAGCAGCGCCGGCGGCAGGGCAAGCTCGCGCACCGTGTTCTCGAGCAGGGCCGGCACATTCTCCATCCCCATCACCCAGGTGAAGATCGCGCCGCAGCCGACGATGATCAGGAGCTGGGCGGAAAACACCGCCGAACGGTCGAGCACTGACAGGAACTGGCGCAGGCCCAGGGTGCGGTAGAGGAACGCCGCGA
It includes:
- a CDS encoding alpha/beta hydrolase, whose protein sequence is MRRKLKPALDIAYGPTAAEHLDLYPARAPDAPLHLFIHGGYWHSLSSKEFSFVAEGLVEAGVAVAVLNYDLCPNVTMTEIVRQNRAAVKWLYENAARHNCDPDRISVSGHSAGGHLTAMLMATDWAGAWGLPPDAVKSGCAVSGLFDLAPFEHSWLQPKLKLNAEEIERNSPIRHIPQSAGPLIVTLGGDESAEFHRQSQDFLAAWTRAGLPGAYLDLPGLNHFTVLEGYMDRRSPLCSAILRQIEETRVG
- a CDS encoding short-chain dehydrogenase/reductase, coding for MALETNLAGRTAVVTGASEGIGRAIAERLAAEGVDLHISARTAARLDGLKAEIEAAHSVSVTCHPRDLSTSEGQAVLAEACPDADILINSAGAIPKGRIDEILEPQWRAVWDLKVFSTINLCRHYYAAMKARGGGVIVNIIGNGGEKPVADYICGSTANAALMAFTRALGGGGPKDGVRVVGLNPGPVATEKLVGMMRKAARDAWGDEDRYSEYFAPFAWGRAATVEEIADMAVFLASDLSSYTTGTIVTVDGGMVNKGPLF
- a CDS encoding alpha/beta hydrolase, translating into MFIHGEIHGLDYWAPQIEAFSDRYTCLAYDRRGHAGTGMTDYGFSVENQTVDLLGLVEHFGLERPLLVALAFGTTIAANFAVNHPERVSGLALIAWGELYEARSYLERWQVAGRAAADALEAGSRDGLVAFLREHGGTKYFKVIPPEGHPFREPVIQLLANHPVEEYRTGMLEMAASVPDVIPRLEALDIPVMGINGTADPFIEDPARLGGVRNFRQVEPVEGAGRFLHWECPEIFNARLTDFFGL
- a CDS encoding sulfatase-like hydrolase/transferase; the protein is MPRSDRSSPDRPRPDRPNFVLIMTDQQRADHLGCYGNGIVRTPHIDSIAARGLAFDRFYVASPICMPNRATIMTGKMPSANGVPTNGLPLPLESTTFVDLLRADGYRTALAGKCHLQNMMPIPVDASNYPPPAPGRPPPAALAESLRRPVSGPGYDAEMNDLWIADPDRAMPSPYYGFDDVRLVIRHADDTQGHHTRWLLQRTNDPDALRGPENALDRGTITAPQAWRTRMPEELYSTSYIREAGIELLDDFARTPDRPFFLQYSFTDPHHPFTPPGRYWDMYDPDNIPVPASHGAEHLDPSALWRRFHRDLEDGVARREHVHPYALSAREARESIALTYGMISMIDDAVGALVARLDALGLADNTVLIFTTDHGDLMGDHGLMLKHGFHYEGLIRVPFIWSEPDGGAAGGTGGRSDLLSGSIDIGATVLGRAGLAPPNGNRGFDLMAAARDGTPVRDALLVEEEDLPVNSNIERYTRLRTLVTGRWRLTFWDGDRLGELFDREADPLELRNLWNDPAAQGVKAELLEQMLRETLRHQDMGPKAEYCA
- a CDS encoding aromatic-ring-hydroxylating dioxygenase subunit beta, producing MSGSSVPASALDPASDRAAVEAFLIHEADLIDRRDFEAWLALYTDDCRYWVPLEEGQADPQHTVSLIYDDRKLLETRVRRLGHPRVHAQAPPSRTVHMIANVAVEAEPDDGRIVVRSNQTVAEYRQGRTRLFAGRCTHRLVPENGSYRIAFKRIDLIDSEGENRGIPIIL
- a CDS encoding Rieske 2Fe-2S domain-containing protein, yielding MWTTERIAELVQPGRVHRDAYTDPGIFDLEMERIFGRAWLLLGHDSQVPRAGDFVTTQMGRQPVLMVRQRDGGVAVLFNRCAHRGSTVCSAAKGTVTQFVCPYHGWTYGLDGALLAVPSPEGYAEERSPQRRLGLAEVPRTEVYRGFVFASLAADGPSLRDFLGPLISSFDDLVDRAPEGEVEVAGGVSRHAYDGNWKFVLENHLDTIHPRYVHASSIAAANEQDDGSPTDGAGEVGVRQMRQNGAPNELWEGIGLWVAGGGHGYMADYHDDEKLVAASDDPVHVEYQKRMEAAYGPERAREILSVTRWNSIVFPNVSFMSQFGQLRIVRPLAAGRTVLDTYVFRLKGAPEAMFRRAVAFANMVNGTGSPVLTDDLEVYERLQTGLGADGNEWVDTGRGFGRDVRDGDNGLDRGGTGTSEIAVRNQFRAWAGYMTGAGAADAADMAVAAE